One genomic window of Centropristis striata isolate RG_2023a ecotype Rhode Island chromosome 20, C.striata_1.0, whole genome shotgun sequence includes the following:
- the nkx2.3 gene encoding homeobox protein Nkx-2.3 gives MLPSPLITSSSTPFSVKDILKLELQQQSQQHQLQFISCFGLSGALTQPGTFPNKPFRSHSPPSCMLAGRDSPSPISSGLSESEDRMSYLSTLTVQDRLVESGLPGEMFGNPAQNHSAELRLEAEQEDQDSKSCVALRGECEDPDSEKPTTKQQRTRRKPRVLFSQAQVFELERRFKQQRYLSAPEREHLASSLKLTSTQVKIWFQNRRYKCKRQRQDKSLEMAGHHHHHHHPPPPPRRVAVPVLVRDGRPCLTGSQNYNASYTVGAPNPYSYNSYPAYSYNNSVYTNTYSCTYSSLPALPPNNTTANAFMNMNFGNLGAQTQSQAPQGPVVTPCQGALQGIRAW, from the exons ATGCTCCCCAGCCCGCTCATAACTTCTTCCTCCACGCCTTTCTCCGTGAAGGACATTCTGAAGTTAGAGCTGCAGCAACAGTCccagcagcaccagctccaGTTCATCTCCTGCTTCGGTCTGTCCGGCGCTCTGACGCAACCGGGGACGTTCCCAAACAAACCGTTCCGTTCGCATTCGCCTCCCTCCTGCATGCTGGCCGGCAGGGACAGTCCGAGTCCCATCAGCTCCGGCCTCTCAGAGAGCGAGGACAGGATGTCGTACCTCAGCACGCTGACGGTGCAGGACCGGCTGGTGGAGTCCGGTCTGCCGGGGGAAATGTTCGGCAACCCGGCGCAGAACCACTCAGCAGAACTCCGGCTGGAGGCAGAGCAGGAGGACCAGGACAGCA AGAGCTGCGTGGCGTTGCGGGGTGAGTGTGAGGATCCGGACTCGGAGAAGCCCACCACCAAGCAGCAGAGGACCAGGAGGAAACCCCGCGTCCTCTTCTCCCAGGCTCAGGTGTTCGAGCTGGAGCGGCGCTTCAAGCAGCAGCGTTACCTGTCCGCCCCGGAGAGAGAGCACCTGGCCAGCTCCCTAAAGCTCACCTCCACCCAGGTCAAGATCTGGTTCCAGAACAGGAGGTACAAATGTAAGAGGCAGCGGCAGGACAAGAGTCTGGAGATGGCAggtcatcaccatcaccaccaccacccaccgCCTCCGCCCAGGAGGGTGGCTGTGCCAGTGCTGGTCCGGGACGGGAGGCCTTGTCTAACTGGATCCCAGAACTATAACGCCTCTTACACAGTCGGAGCTCCAAATCCATACAGCTACAACAGCTACCCCGCCTACAGCTACAACAACTCGGTGTATACTAACACTTACTCCTGTACTTACTCTAGTTTACCTGCTCTGCCGCCCAACAACACCACTGCTAATGCTTTTATGAACATGAATTTTGGAAACCTAGGTGCGCAGACGCAAAGCCAGGCGCCACAAGGACCAGTCGTCACACCCTGCCAGGGAGCTCTGCAGGGCATCCGGGCATGGTAG
- the nkx3.3 gene encoding NK3 homeobox 3, producing MALSFSSFSIKDILTGRDARGKPGTGRTEELCAPKRNICTGHGTRVLELCHQDADEKRINKGLPADLWHIRADTHTEEATGQETELRESAAHHQPDCMDRDQLQTEALEAEEEEEEEEEGCNLSGETVNCSADEQRCRPGTKKRSRAAFSHAQVYELERRFNTQRYLSGPERADLAEALKLTETQVKIWFQNRRYKTKRRQMAAELATCSSPRKVAVRVLVRDNQKQYHPQNGLHIPVNVPLYHQAYQYHPYLHYYCQPWTMNRMSCPPQDALKSSLDMDKCLSCWQLCVQSMDHPLVSN from the exons ATGGCATTAAGTTTTTCGTCCTTCTCCATCAAAGACATCCTCACCGGACGTGATGCCCGGGGGAAGCCCGGTACCGGGAGGACAGAGGAGCTCTGCGCGCCGAAGCGCAACATCTGCACCGGGCATGGCACGAGAGTCCTCGAGCTTTGTCATCAGGACGCGGATGAGAAGCGCATCAACAAGGGACTTCCTGCTGATCTCTGGCATATCCGAGCTGATACACACACCGAGGAGGCCACGGGACAGGAGACTGAGCTCAGAGAGA GTGCTGCACACCATCAGCCAGACTGTATGGATCGGGATCAACTGCAGACTGAGGCGCTggaggctgaggaggaggaggaggaggaggaggagggatgcaACCTCAGCGGGGAGACTGTCAACTGTTCGGCCGATGAGCAGCGCTGCAGGCCCGGCACCAAGAAGCGCTCCAGAGCGGCCTTCTCTCATGCGCAGGTCTACGAGCTCGAGCGCCGGTTCAACACGCAGCGTTATCTGTCCGGTCCTGAACGAGCCGATCTGGCAGAGGCTCTGAAACTCACAGAGACTCAGGTGAAAATCTGGTTCCAGAACCGGAGATACAAAACCAAGCGGCGGCAGATGGCCGCCGAGCTGGCGACGTGCAGCTCACCAAGGAAAGTAGCAGTAAGAGTGCTGGTGAGGGACAATCAAAAGCAGTACCACCCGCAGAACGGACTACACATCCCAGTGAATGTGCCACTGTACCACCAGGCCTACCAGTACCACCCCTACCTGCACTACTACTGCCAGCCCTGGACCATGAACAGGATGTCCTGTCCTCCACAGGATGCTCTGAAGTCCTCTCTGGACATGGACAAGTGTCTCTCCTGTTGGCAGCTTTGTGTACAGTCAATGGATCACCCTCTCGTGTCAAACTGA